One stretch of Rathayibacter festucae DSM 15932 DNA includes these proteins:
- a CDS encoding L-serine ammonia-lyase, with translation MSAYVSAFDLFSVGIGPSSSHTVGPMRAALALAERLRDAGLLDRVSRVVCTLYGSLGSTGIGHGTPDAIVAGLSGLHPETCDPEEVRGAWRRLDEDGAIALAGEAHLPMTRDDIAFEPRTRLPEHPNALTFSVWLGDAALPEWEETYYSIGGGFIRRAGERAELASLAPHPYPFVSALDLLATCDRTRSSIDEIAAANERALHPGLDVDARLDAIWDAMAACVEHGLATEGVLPGGLGVQRRASVLRGRLEAFEDDPLDRARATSVEWLHAFALAVNEENAAGGRVVTAPTNGAAGIIPAVAHHYLRFVPGADRAGIRRFLLTATAIGSLCKTNASISGAEAGCQGEVGSACAMAAGALCAVLGGTPRQVENAAEIAMEHHLGLTCDPVGGLVQIPCIERNAIAASTAVSAARLALHGDGTHRVSLDTVIETMRQTGIDMSSKYKETSEGGLAVNVIEC, from the coding sequence ATGAGTGCATACGTCTCCGCCTTCGACCTGTTCAGCGTGGGGATCGGCCCCTCCAGCTCGCACACGGTCGGACCGATGCGAGCGGCCCTGGCCCTCGCCGAGCGGCTGCGCGACGCCGGGCTGCTCGACCGGGTGAGCCGCGTGGTCTGCACGCTCTACGGCTCGCTCGGCTCCACGGGCATCGGCCACGGGACGCCGGACGCGATCGTCGCCGGGCTGTCCGGGCTGCACCCGGAGACCTGCGACCCGGAGGAGGTCCGCGGAGCGTGGCGGCGGCTCGACGAGGACGGTGCGATCGCGCTCGCGGGCGAGGCGCACCTGCCGATGACGCGCGACGACATCGCCTTCGAGCCGCGCACCCGGCTCCCCGAGCACCCCAACGCCCTGACGTTCAGCGTCTGGCTCGGCGACGCGGCGCTGCCCGAGTGGGAGGAGACCTACTACTCGATCGGCGGCGGCTTCATCCGCCGGGCCGGCGAGCGCGCCGAGCTGGCCTCGCTCGCTCCGCACCCCTACCCCTTCGTCTCCGCGCTCGACCTGCTCGCGACCTGCGATCGGACCCGCTCGAGCATCGACGAGATCGCCGCCGCGAACGAGCGGGCGCTGCACCCCGGCCTCGACGTCGACGCGCGGCTGGATGCGATCTGGGACGCGATGGCCGCCTGCGTCGAGCACGGCCTGGCGACCGAGGGCGTCCTGCCCGGCGGCCTGGGCGTGCAGCGCCGCGCCTCCGTCCTGCGCGGGCGGCTCGAGGCGTTCGAGGACGATCCGCTGGACCGCGCGCGGGCGACCTCGGTGGAGTGGCTGCACGCGTTCGCGCTCGCCGTCAACGAGGAGAACGCGGCGGGCGGACGCGTCGTCACCGCGCCGACGAACGGGGCGGCGGGCATCATCCCGGCCGTCGCGCACCACTACCTCCGCTTCGTGCCGGGCGCCGATCGCGCGGGCATCCGGCGGTTCCTGCTCACCGCGACGGCGATCGGCTCGCTCTGCAAGACCAACGCGTCGATCTCGGGCGCGGAGGCCGGCTGCCAGGGCGAGGTCGGCTCGGCCTGCGCGATGGCGGCGGGCGCGCTGTGCGCGGTGCTCGGCGGGACCCCGCGGCAGGTGGAGAACGCGGCCGAGATCGCGATGGAGCACCACCTCGGGCTCACCTGCGACCCGGTCGGCGGGCTGGTGCAGATCCCGTGCATCGAGCGCAACGCGATCGCGGCCTCGACCGCGGTCAGCGCGGCGCGGCTGGCGCTGCACGGCGACGGCACGCACCGCGTCTCGCTCGACACCGTGATCGAGACGATGCGGCAGACCGGCATCGACATGTCCTCGAAGTACAAGGAGACCAGCGAGGGCGGCCTCGCGGTCAACGTCATCGAGTGCTGA